The Deltaproteobacteria bacterium genome contains the following window.
ATTTGCCGCCCGCGATTTCCTGCTCCGCCTCTTTCGCTTGTCGCAGCGCCAGCTCAGCAGTAATCGTCAGATAACTGTGCAGCTTGCTTTCGTGTACAGCGATGCGATCCAGCATCGCACCAGTCAGTTCGACTGGCGAGACTTCTTTCTTTTTAATCAGTGCAGCAACTTCAGTGAGGGTTTTAGTACAGAGTTCAGCGACGGTCGCCATGGTTGTTCCCCTTTCGCATTTCGTGACTCGTGTTCGTGATTCGTGGTTCGAAAAAAGTAGTCAGTAGAACGTTATGGGGCTGGGACTAGTTTTTTCCTGCAAGTCCCCAGCCTCTAGCCCCTAGTCCCTCTTTTTAGATCCGCAAAATCGCTCCACGCTCCTGCAACGTTTTTTGCAGCTTATCCACATTGAGCGCCTTCGGGTCAATCCCCGCGCGCACGGCTAGTGCTGCTGCGGTGCCTGCCGCTTCACCGGTGGCCATACACGGTGGAACCTCCTTCGTCGCATGGTGCACGCGGTGATCAACAGAGATACAACGACCAGCAACCAGTAGATTCGAGAATTCTTTGGGCAATAACGAGCGATAGGGAATGTAATAGAGCGCTTCGTATTTGGTCCAATGGCCGGTGACGGCAATGACATCATCACACGGGGTATCGATATCATCGCGCCCGACCATATACTCACCAACTAAACGACGACTTTCAGTCACTCCGAGTTGATCCGCAATGTGACAGAGGTGAGCTTTGGCGAAGCCTGGCGTTTCTTTACGCAGACGGTCAACAACCTCCATTACGCGTTTGCGACATTCGAGTTCAGCATAGGTCAGATCTTCAGGTTTGGTTGCGTCGATTTTTCGCGTGACGCGCTCCGCAGCGCCCCAGGGCAACAGGACTTTACCTTCACCGATAGTGTGAAAAAACCAGCCCCCATCTTGGATAGCCTCTTGCGCGTTTTCGACTCCGCCCATAGCGAACCAGAGCCACGGCAGGACTTCTTCACTCTCATAGGCCGCGCCAGCGGAGGTAAAGATGTCACCGTCACCGCTCGCATCGATC
Protein-coding sequences here:
- a CDS encoding FAD-dependent oxidoreductase — protein: MTQLRFIEEKPRSTPIKAETDVLVIGGGSAGVSAAVAAARNGADVMLVERLGYLGGLATGGLIILLLTLDDGRGQQVIAGLCQEVTDRLAKRGAAMFPPKTEWGNEDENLIRRDQSWGLVWGHGPHRVRYSVAYDPEEFKFALNNMVEEAKVKLLLHSYACDAIVEEGRIKGVTFQSKSGRFAILAKVVIDASGDGDIFTSAGAAYESEEVLPWLWFAMGGVENAQEAIQDGGWFFHTIGEGKVLLPWGAAERVTRKIDATKPEDLTYAELECRKRVMEVVDRLRKETPGFAKAHLCHIADQLGVTESRRLVGEYMVGRDDIDTPCDDVIAVTGHWTKYEALYYIPYRSLLPKEFSNLLVAGRCISVDHRVHHATKEVPPCMATGEAAGTAAALAVRAGIDPKALNVDKLQKTLQERGAILRI